The Gadus macrocephalus chromosome 1, ASM3116895v1 DNA window tacttggaacgtgttttgaaatggatctatagtagcctatagaaatttgccatctggaatacaaagcaaactctccttcaaatgcacattcatggaagtcttgtattgtcatccccaaataatgctgcaatgtaataatatacatctttaaatgcacaataatgagtcattatttttattatgactTATCAAAGATTTTTATTGGCTCCCAGAATGCAGGTCTGTTAGTGACTCCCAGTATCTCTAAAAACAGACTGGGAAGTAGAGCATTCAGTTACTTGGCTCCTTTACTGTGGAACCAGCTCTCCCCAtgggtcagagaggcagaccccccccccccccccctcaccttcgcACCTTGTAGTTTGGCCTTGGCGTCTcgcagtctctctgtgtttccatatattaaaatgactgtcacaactgccatgagcaaaaccatttgtacatagtgtaggctacagtagcctattcgatattgaatgaagtaggttacttTACACTCcctgtcactgtacagagtagacaatatgatttgcttgtactgcaccttaaaaaactcactgtagcctatattcataggcacacccagcctcgctttcaatataacacacactcgcattctgtaaacaccatcagtaaataataatatgaaaacaatataaaatatctttcaacaagaaaaaattatttgtttactttaaatggataaaggtcaacaaatgcgcaattttcagctgtcagaaatgtgttgtgatcacttgtattcctcatagctctcaggctgtgaggaaatcagcagcccgcgatcgcaggtctgctctgcatgtattaaaggtcccatgacatgctattttatgtattctttaatataggtattagtgggcaactaacacagtattcaaagacgttccctaaattcagccgtggtgcagagttacagccactccgagccagtcgtacattgagcttcccccaaatgcgctgtttcggtgggcgtgtcaaggaggagggtgggggtgtggccctgagcagcttgcagccaccaatGCATGCGCTCtgttacagtggatgtatcgcaatggcgagccgcacacagcctttagccgtgttctgtaaatattctagaacacacgggagtcctggagctctatatctaaatattatcatatagcctacacagatatctatatcatataatatatattatcacggccaaaagctgtgtgagccgatattatgaatctcaaacgaccgcgttctccgggttctccgacgttcctggttcttcaacgtccacatcaatgtgaatacacacactggccctcatttatcaaacgaacgtagaaatgagcgcaaatctgaacgcatgattcatcttacgataggacccacgtgagatttacgaaaccttcgtatcacaccaatcccagcgtacgaaggatcttggtgttgataaatacggcggctgagatcgatcgtaattaacgtaacacgcccatataaaagcacgtcttcagaagtctcgcccctaacttttacgacatggagaaacgtccaacggtaaaatagaggaatttttccgagacccaaatggagacgctcgggtcactggtggatgcgaaccgtctggttttatttggtagcctatagctggcattaaaggccagcaaaagaatgctatatggaaggaaataactgttgcagtgaatagtgtttccaatgttcgtcgggctacggaagaggtttgttaattaaattaattaataaattaaatgtacaacttctgttatccagcttaaaacatttcacatatatgctattgtttgcattccgttaaagttatttaattccgaataaggtgaagaagaaatggtccgacatgaagctcagcaccaaaaaaatcgtgttgcggctgtgaagccggccaagcaagaaacgggaggaggccggtgcagtgcgactgcagcgtaactccccgagatgactctgaccatgtagtgcgccctgatgtagacgatgcccaacgttgctattttggaaaataaaagaatcgtgcgtgcccccaggccatcgggctaccatgttcaggattgacattctggcatcgcaaataatcggaacattaactgaatggtagcttttgcggttgatgtacgcgtaatcattaatatatggttcatacgcacatgggtacaatcaaccgcaccaatcacatttggaaacctagcaatagcatacaaatcccgtttgattccagtttgctgatcgttattatatgggaatttaatataacgttcggagagggacattatagctgcaactgctggcatggttcggctaatacttggctgggaaatagcagacctgtccccgatctcccgctgcaagatcccggtggccaaaaatcccaaggtagagcaaacctgcacaggtattgcgtttgatcgcctagtttcttgccttaactgtggctccaaagcattgcatagctccatcaggagatgccttgggagacgaaaacgactcaagagccattcatcgccctccttaaaaaaatcggcgcggtctcgaaaaactctctcgtctgtgcgttgaggtccttaacagagccagatctgccatcgctgagacacgaccacctatttggcaaagctcctgttaatatagacagctgaataaacatttcacctgtcacattctaattattttcatagcaatactgtttttaattaggcctgacttgattgtaattgtttgaacggctgggctaattccaatttatttagtaattaatacagatgttgaacatgggctacttgtgctgcactattcatcattgaaatacccgtatgttgcgccaaaaaaacttgcgtacacgagctcagacctgacgtgagatttcatcgcagcctgcgctcacgttcaaattgataaatgccaagctcaacgttgaaatgagcgtacgtccattttacgcacgttttctgtcgtacgctcgtttgataaatgagggccactgtaacgcaagtgtttcttgacggttctttgacgtgtcttgtatttccacaacgagactgtcgtgggggttatctgagccatggttgagaaggaattgggggaaaggaactttgatttgactcgctgaagtacatgaactgcgacatgccgccggttgccgcgaggcaccatcgcccggcagcgggcagccggcagcaggcagcgcgcggttcagtcgacttcaggttgatgtgaaagtggaagaaccagagacgtcgcagaacccgacaaagtcgtttgtgattcataatatcgtctggaggcgcacacaatatgttatatgatatagatatctatgtatatgatattatttagatatagaactccaggactgtaacgcaagtgttgtacacttccttgttatttggataaccgttctgctgttggtgtgatggcgcataacacgtcggactctcgtatctggtatttctacaacgagactcgtattgggggttatctcagccaaggttgagaatgaattgggggtaaggaactttggctttgactccctcaagaacatgaaccacgacatggaggagaaagggattgttggcggcgaatgtctcccgcttgagccccgctgagggaccaccgccggaggcggaggtgcataagcgctgcccggcaaagatccctttctcctccttgtcgtggttcatgttcttgagggagtcaaagccaaagttccttccccccaattcattctcaaccttggctgagataacccccaatacgagtctcgttgtagaaataccagatacgagagtccgacgtgttatgcgccatcacaccaacagcagaacggttatccaaataacaaggaagtgtacaacacttgcgttacagtcctggagctctatatctaaataatatcatataatacatagatatctatatcatataacatattgtgtgcgcctccagacgatattatgaatcacaaacgactttgtcgggttctgcgacgtctctggttcttccactttcacatcaacctgaagtcgactgaaccgcgcgctgcctgcggccggctgcccgctgccgggcgatggtgcctcgcggcaaccggcggcatgtcgcagttcatgtacttcagcgagtcaaaccaaagttcctttcccccaattccttctcaaccatggcttagataacccccacgacagtctcgttgtggaaatacaagacacgtcaaagaaccgacaagaaacacttgcgttacagtgtgtgtattcacacacacacatgtggcgctcgcacggtcgagtctcattggcgggccaacgtctctgggcgggccaggcagagtaaggggaggagctgagattcctcatgacgtcatgagcacagatttccaaatcagcgcgcttgagcctccgttttttcaaaggcgagcagaacagctagtgctcgttttacaccaaacgcaagttttagccactgggggaccataggcaggctaggggaactcatatttatgttagaaaacctcataaattgagattttcatgtcatgggacctttaactgtggctaaacatcaactgcactgaagtcatcataacttcataagttctcattttcaaatgattatgaatactattattgttatttgaagccgtgtcagtcttgactgtgggtggtgtggtcctctgtgtctgctagtgtctataatacagtaatatttttgtcgacattatcaaacggaagaacttttattatgaagagcacagggcaatgaagcacgctagccaataagaggacccgcccaccggcggaaaccagatattgagtggtaaattcgtttcgctcagtaagaaccaaaaaacgaataaacgaactgaaatattgattttcgttttcttgtcaaaacgaaaaaacggcttgttttctggtttctgcttgcatcaattattcccagaaaacagagtaataaaacgtaccttgctccaCATTAAGCCTTTGTGGGGGCTATTAACTGTGTAATAACTGTGTTAAAGAATAACCATACTAAAACTTTTTGCCAATAATTTCAACTGAACAATGTAtgtaccacacacaaacatatgcttACCTGTTAAGTCATGTCATGAGCACTCAGTAATTGTTCATGtgtcaattacaattacaattagggcatttagcagacgcttttatccaaagcgacttacatcggttaacacacattgacacaccgacggcagagtcaaccatgcaaggcgacagccaaaTATGTCGaccaaatataatataataataataataattcaacaaGCAATAATATGTATATTGTTTTACATTACAATTGATAAAAAAACGCACAGAAAAGACACAAAGCAGCAATACTGAAAATCCCTTTATTGAAAATACATTGTTTTCTGCTATAATGTATTCTTTTTTCGTCTTGGTGGATGTGTGGTCAAATAAGTTTAGAAAATATATTCTTACATTTTCTTGAGAAATGTGCCATGTACCTTTATGGGCGTAATAACTTTGAATTGACTCACTTCACAACAAACAAATCTCATTCATAtttaaaacataataataatgtttagaAGGTtctatgtgtttgtatttgaaatTTAAGATTTGTACAAGTAGGCCTATTCAATTAACAACTTGTAGACAAAGGACAGGAAACACGAGAGGGAATGACATCATTGAGCTTTGAGGAGTCGTTCAGGTATTTTAAGATGGATCCATGTTGTTGTTCAGAAATCTTCTATTCTACACCCTTCATAAACTCCAGGAACTCTGGAAGAAAGATAAAAGAACAAAAACCATTATGCTGCTTGTAAAAATCTAAAATTATATTATCAAACAGGATATGATAATAATTCAGAATCATGCCTATTGCAGAAAATGCTCCATGGTTTTATAGACTTATAGAAAACGCAATATGTATGCTAAAACCTACGCCCTGAACCTATGCCTTGTCTTTCTTCTGCCAGAATCTTTGTAATTTAACTAGTCATTTAAAGTCctttaagccccgcccccactccTTCCCTGCATACCGTCGTAGTCGATTCTGCCATCGTTGTTCTTGTCGCcgtccttcatcagctcctcgATGTCATCCTCTGTGATGCACTCTCCTGTGGACTCCAACATGGccttcagctcctccaggtCGATGTAGCCATCTCCGTTCCTTAACACAGGATCATACGCCCCTTATCGTTGGGACTGCTTGCTAACCCACCTGCTAGGGACCACTTGACGTGATCCAGGATCCAGCCGACAGATCCAGGATGTGAAAGTCCTTCTCACTAGTTTGAGACGACCACCTGGATTTGCTAATGAGCTAATTATCCTGATAGCACAGTTTAACTAATGAGGGAATACAGCTATTTTATGGCAGTTGGGGTTTGACATTACAATATATATCTCTTCGTTATCTAGCAACCATTTTCTTCATTATGCAAGTTATGATCATAGCTGGTTTCAGTTGAGCATGACAAAGCTGGCTCAATAATACCTCACTGGAACAAAATTATCCTTCAACAAACACTTTGTTTGCCATCCTACAGGCCTACAGTGTAAGCGTACACTTCACTGTGTCTTCAAGTGAAACTTTGTAATGGAGATACTCAGAGGAGAAACTCACTTGTCGAACATGCGGAACAGTTCAGCGAGCTCCTCTTCTGACTTCCCCTTGCTCTCCTCCTTCATGCAGCGTACCATCATCACCAGGAACTCGTCAAAGTCTACGGTTCCACTGGCTGGAAGAACATGGCCAATAGCTTAGAACCATGCACCGGGTCACTTGGAGCTTCTGAATATAACATGTCTGCCATCTGCATTTCTGCTTGGTAAACCCATTGATGTAAGAAACTGTTTAACTAAACTGGTTAGCGAGGATGGCTTTTGTTTTCTGAACGTGATTTTTTTCCGCATGAACTGGAGTACTCTAAAAAAATACTATATTGATCTTGATGGGGAATACCTGTACAGGAATGggagattatatatatatatatataacttataaaaggTTTGCTATATGCGACTGAGTTAGCGATGTGGCTGGAGGACGATGAAGACTAAAAATGGTTTATTAGTTAGCAGAGATGGACAGTAATGTGGCTATGTTAGCCATGGCTGTTTGTACTTTGGCTGGGATTGAAACAATGGAAAGTTGTTGGCTAGGTGAGCAATGGCAGCTAGCAGTCTGGCTAGGTTAGCAACGATGGCTAGCTGCTGACGTACCATCTTCATCCACTTCGTCGATCAtctcctggagctcctctgGGGTGGGGTTCTGTCCAAGCATCCTCATAACCTTCCCTAGCTCCTTGGTGCTGATGCAGCCATCCTCTGCGTCCTGAATGAAGACATCAAACGCGGCCTTGAACTCTAAAGAGGGCCAGAAACATAGGCGGCTTTGAGAAGTAACGGAAATCAAAAAGATGTGAAGAACGTCTCAAATATTGTTGTTAGTAATTAGCATCGTCATGCTATATGTAGCTAGACTAGAGGTAGAGACACTTGTATTGGGTTGTAGGATTTTACAGCTTTGGTATTAGTAGTAGCCTCATAAGGATTCACGCTAGGCTTTTATAGTGATACAAGAAGTAGTGGTACTTGCTACATGCTAAAGCTAATGTTGATTCCTCAACAAGATTCTCACCATTTTTCTGCTCCTCTGTCAAGTTCTCAAcctaaagaaagagaaagacgtATTGTTAGTTGCGACATATTCAaataattttattattttaagtaCACTACTTACAAACCCATATTTTCCGATACATACGAAAAAGGGCATTCGATTTATGCAAAGTGAGGAAAGCAGAAGCTTGTCATCTCCTGACAATACGTGTATTTTTATACGCACTGCATCCCGCCCCATGATGCATATCGTATCACCAGGTTCTTGCCAATACCACTGGCACCCCCGCCCTCCTCACGATTCGTCCTTGAACCCTCACCACCCAGTCCCTGGCCCGACCAACGGCTCCATGTAGGCACCCAGGCCCTCTCAGCCCCCCCCCGACCACCGTATGACTGAAATGTCATGGCACTTTCTTCACCTGCTATTCTGGTCCCACGGGGCCACAGTTGGATGCGTAGGCCAGCGGAGGCTATTGGGGGAGGCGGTGGGTTGGTGGGGTTAGGGGAGGTATTGGGGGAGGCGGTGGGTTGGTGGGGTTAGGGGAGGCGGGTGGGTTGGTGGGGTTAGGGGAGGTATTGGAAGGGTTGGTCACAGCAGGCAGTTGGCAGCCTCCGGTCCGATCTGTGGTAGCAGTCCTCACTTTCGATGGCTAGGGCCAGCAGCTGTCATGTCCTCTCCTCGTTTGTCCTACCTGACCGTCCCAACTGTCGCTTTGTTCTATTGTTGTCACGCTGAAAGATGTCAGAAATGCTTGCTAGCTGAGGCAGGCATCTCTTGGACTGGGACCAGGGGATAAGAACCAAGGGTCGACCGTCTCAACCGTCCAGCCAATACCTGCCAAACTAGGCTGTGGCGGTTCGCCTTTAATACGCTGACAGAAATAAATATACTTGTGTAACAAGTGTGTGTAGACAAAGAGTTATTGTGGGAGCGATGAGCAACCACAGCGCTATGAAATGCTTCTGAAATGTTCCTATGGGATTGGCCAATGTTCATGTGAGGTCCAGTGGTAATGGGCTTCTTAGCTTGATCTCTGACAACTGTGAAGGCAGTTGGTCTTGACCTTCCATAAGAACACACTATGTGTATATACCGTTCGAAAATCCTAGCACGCAAGCTGGCATGGAAAATGGCTAAAAGTCTGTATTCATATTCAGATTTGCTAATGTGCGCAAGCAAAGTTTTGTGTACACATATACAAAACTTTTTTATCCAGAGCTTTCAAACTTGTTTCTGTTCTTATTCTTAATGGCAACAGGCTGGATTTCAGCCCGTCTCCAAGACGCATGACGTAGCAGCGCTCAGAGCCAGGGAGCCCTGAGCGGGTCCCTCTGATACCCTTGTCCCCAATGTCATGCCACTGCTGTCCTCTTAAACACACTCCACACAGACAAGTTAATACCATTTCTAAAAATACCTTTATAAAACGTCACAATTTGCAATTTCACTTCTTGTAACTTGTTGATTgtagcaatatatatatatatattttgctaTATATGAtagcatatatgtatatatttcttCTTAATGTAATTGATAAATCCATTAATAAAATGATCATACCATGATTAAATAATAATGCTGCTTGTCCACTCACCGCTGCCTTATATACATCATCCATGGTTCCTGGTCTGTCTTTGTTTtatccacacactcacactcacagtgCTGCTCTCACTGAGATACAAGACAAAGACTTGAAGCACTACCTGCCTCTCTCTTTtgttgggtgggggggcggcTTTGGTCACTCAAAACCCACCGTTGACGTACACACGTCACCCAActtgatgaggtgtgtgtgtgtgtgtgtgtgtgtgtgtgtgtgtgtgtgtgtgtgtgtgtgtgtgtgtgtgtgtgtgtgtgtgtgtgtgtgtgtgtgtgtgtgtgtgtgtgtgtgtgtgtgtgtgtgtgtgtgtgtgtgtgtgtgtgtggttgtgtacgcacatgtgtgtgtgtgtgtgtgtgtgtgtgtgttcttatgggagagagagatctataAATAGAGACAGAAGGGTGATTTTCCAACAATAGCAGCGCATTGGCGGCAGCGCCTAAATTGGAGACATTGTCTGTTTGTCCCGGCCTACTTAGCTAATAGAAGAGCCACCATTGGTTCTGGGAAACAAGCTCTACTTTTGGTTATGCCTTTATTCTCTACTTTTGGTTATGTCCAGTGCAAGCACTGGACATCATAACCATCCTTATCaatttgtttttgatgcaatGATATTGTGTGACCTGACCTTCATCGGCCTTGATCACATCGCAGATGGCTGCCACCATGACCCCCAGGCCAACCGACCAGGCCTGGGGGTCATGGTGGCAACGACCTGCAGTGGGATCTCATTGAGGAGCAatcagacaggaagagagagagagggagagagcctgCAAGGACAAATGCTGGTATATGTATACATAGTGGAAGGTCCTTCTGCTGCACCAAATGGCTTCCAATTCCAACTGTGATCACCGAGTCCtacaaatagaataaaatacatttcccaAAGTGCATCTCGGAAAAGGAGCTAATAGGTCAGGCATATCAATTTCCTCATAAACAGGAACGCTCTTCTAAATTCCGTACATACTGAGGGTGGACAtctgcccccccacacacacacatatacaaaaccCTGTCAATCAGGCACTAGAAGCATATAAAGTCTGTCCATCAGGCCCCAGTATAATCCCGAGGTACTGTTGGTCGATGGTCATTGTGAGAAGTGGCAAACCACAGAAAAAGAACATGTTTTATGACAATAGAGTCGAGGTGAAGATCTAAAATGGCATGTGTCCTTGACTAGAAATAGTGTTGCAATTcagggggtggtgtgtgtgtgtgtgtgtgtgtgtgtgtgtgtgtgtgtgtgtgtgtgtgtgtgtgtgtgtgtgtgtgtgtgtgtgtgcgtgcttatttgaatgtgcatgtgtgtatctgtgtgtttatttagg harbors:
- the LOC132459776 gene encoding troponin C, slow skeletal and cardiac muscles-like yields the protein MDDVYKAAVENLTEEQKNEFKAAFDVFIQDAEDGCISTKELGKVMRMLGQNPTPEELQEMIDEVDEDASGTVDFDEFLVMMVRCMKEESKGKSEEELAELFRMFDKNGDGYIDLEELKAMLESTGECITEDDIEELMKDGDKNNDGRIDYDEFLEFMKGVE